A portion of the Oreochromis niloticus mitochondrion, complete genome genome contains these proteins:
- the COX2 gene encoding cytochrome c oxidase subunit II (TAA stop codon is completed by the addition of 3' A residues to the mRNA) encodes MAHPSQLGFQDAASPVMEELLHFHDHALMIVFLISTLVLYIIVAMVTTKLTNKFILDSQEIEIIWTLLPAIILILIALPSLRILYLMDEINDPHLTIKAMGHRWYWSYEYTDYEDLGFDSYMIPTQDLAPGQFRLLETDHRMVVPVESPIRILISAEDVLHSWAVPSLGVKMDAVPGRLNQTAFIASRPGVFYGQCSEICGANHSFMPIVVEAVPLEHFENWSSLMLEDA; translated from the coding sequence ATGGCACATCCCTCTCAACTAGGATTCCAAGATGCAGCTTCACCTGTAATAGAAGAACTTCTTCACTTTCACGACCACGCCCTAATAATCGTCTTCCTAATCAGCACACTCGTGCTTTACATTATTGTGGCTATAGTAACAACCAAGCTTACTAACAAATTTATCCTAGACTCCCAAGAAATTGAAATCATCTGAACCTTGCTCCCGGCTATTATTCTAATCCTCATCGCCCTCCCCTCCCTACGCATCCTTTACCTCATGGACGAGATCAATGACCCACATCTCACAATTAAGGCCATGGGCCATCGATGATACTGAAGCTACGAGTACACTGATTATGAAGATCTCGGCTTCGATTCTTATATAATCCCAACACAAGACCTGGCCCCAGGTCAGTTTCGCCTCCTAGAAACAGACCATCGAATAGTAGTTCCAGTTGAATCCCCCATTCGAATTTTAATCTCAGCCGAAGACGTACTTCACTCCTGAGCCGTCCCAAGCCTAGGAGTAAAAATAGACGCCGTCCCTGGACGCCTAAACCAAACAGCATTTATTGCATCCCGTCCCGGAGTTTTCTATGGGCAATGCTCTGAAATTTGCGGCGCAAACCACAGCTTTATGCCTATCGTGGTAGAAGCAGTCCCACTAGAACACTTTGAAAACTGATCATCCTTAATACTTGAAGACGCTT
- the ATP8 gene encoding ATP synthase F0 subunit 8, protein MPQLNPAPWFAILVFSWLIFLTVIPPKVLAHTFPNDPTLQSTEKPKTEPWTWPWH, encoded by the coding sequence ATGCCACAACTTAACCCCGCGCCTTGATTTGCCATCCTAGTCTTCTCTTGACTAATTTTCCTGACAGTCATTCCCCCAAAAGTTCTAGCACACACTTTCCCAAACGACCCCACTCTCCAAAGCACAGAAAAACCCAAAACAGAGCCCTGAACCTGACCATGACACTAA
- the ATP6 gene encoding ATP synthase F0 subunit 6 has translation MTLSFFDQFMSPTYLGIPLIALALSLPWILYPKPTTRWLNNRLITLQGWFINRFTQQIFQPLSLGGHKWATLLASLMLFLITLNMLGLLPYTFTPTTQLSLNMAFAVPLWLATVIIGMRNQPTHALGHLLPEGTPTLLIPVLIIIETISLFIRPLALGVRLTANLTAGHLLIQLIATAAFVLLPLMPTVAILTAVLLFLLTLLEIAVAMIQAYVFVLLLSLYLQENV, from the coding sequence ATGACACTAAGCTTCTTTGACCAATTTATGAGCCCCACATACCTGGGAATTCCCCTAATTGCCCTTGCTCTTAGCCTACCTTGAATCCTCTATCCAAAGCCCACTACACGTTGATTAAATAACCGTCTCATTACACTCCAAGGATGATTTATTAACCGCTTTACCCAACAAATTTTCCAGCCCTTAAGCTTAGGGGGCCATAAGTGAGCCACCCTCCTCGCCTCCCTTATACTCTTTCTTATTACCTTAAACATACTTGGCCTTCTACCCTACACCTTCACCCCCACAACACAACTTTCTCTCAACATAGCCTTCGCTGTACCCCTCTGACTTGCTACAGTCATTATTGGTATACGAAACCAACCTACACATGCGCTAGGCCACCTTCTGCCAGAAGGCACTCCTACCCTCTTGATCCCTGTCCTAATCATTATCGAAACAATTAGCCTATTTATTCGGCCCCTCGCACTTGGAGTTCGACTAACCGCAAATCTTACAGCTGGTCATCTCTTAATTCAACTCATCGCCACCGCCGCCTTCGTTCTTCTTCCCCTTATACCTACAGTAGCGATCCTAACTGCAGTATTACTCTTTCTGCTAACCCTTCTGGAAATTGCAGTAGCCATAATTCAGGCCTATGTCTTTGTTCTTCTTTTAAGCCTTTACCTACAAGAAAACGTTTAA
- the COX3 gene encoding cytochrome c oxidase subunit III (TAA stop codon is completed by the addition of 3' A residues to the mRNA) has product MAHQAHAYHMVDPSPWPLTGAVAALLMTSGLAIWMHFHNTTLMTLGLILLLLTMYQWWRDIIREGTFQGHHTPPVQKGLRYGMILFITSEVFFFLGFFWAFYHSSLAPTPELGGCWPPTGITPLDPFEVPLLNTAVLLASGVTVTWAHHSIMEGHRKEAIQSLALTILLGFYFTFLQAMEYYEAPFTIADGVYGSTFFVATGFHGLHVIIGSTFLAVCLLRQVQYHFTSEHHFGFEAAAWYWHFVDVVWLFLYISIYWWGS; this is encoded by the coding sequence ATGGCCCATCAAGCACACGCATATCACATAGTTGACCCCAGCCCATGACCCCTAACAGGCGCCGTAGCCGCCCTCCTAATAACCTCTGGTTTAGCAATCTGAATGCACTTCCACAATACAACCTTAATAACTCTAGGCCTAATTCTCCTTCTCCTAACAATGTACCAATGATGACGAGATATCATCCGAGAAGGAACATTTCAAGGACACCACACTCCTCCTGTCCAAAAAGGCCTTCGATACGGTATAATTCTCTTTATTACTTCGGAAGTTTTCTTTTTTCTAGGCTTCTTCTGAGCCTTTTACCACTCTAGCCTCGCCCCCACCCCTGAACTGGGAGGCTGCTGACCCCCTACAGGAATCACCCCCCTTGACCCCTTCGAAGTACCACTACTCAACACAGCCGTCCTACTAGCTTCTGGAGTTACAGTTACTTGAGCACACCATAGCATTATAGAGGGACATCGAAAAGAAGCTATTCAATCCCTTGCCCTAACCATTCTTTTAGGCTTTTACTTCACCTTCCTCCAAGCCATGGAATACTACGAAGCCCCCTTCACAATCGCAGACGGAGTTTATGGCTCCACCTTTTTCGTAGCAACTGGCTTCCATGGACTTCACGTAATTATTGGCTCTACTTTCCTGGCCGTCTGCCTTCTACGGCAAGTTCAATACCACTTTACATCAGAACACCACTTCGGATTCGAAGCAGCTGCCTGATACTGACACTTTGTAGACGTTGTCTGATTATTCCTCTACATCTCAATTTACTGATGAGGCTCAT
- the ND3 gene encoding NADH dehydrogenase subunit 3 (TAA stop codon is completed by the addition of 3' A residues to the mRNA), whose amino-acid sequence MNLVTTMLIISITLSTILAIVSFWLPQMTPDHEKLSPYECGFDPLGSARLPFSLRFFLVAILFLLFDLEIALLLPLPWGDQLSSPLMTFVWAFTVLILLTLGLIYEWTQGGLEWAE is encoded by the coding sequence ATGAATTTAGTCACAACGATACTTATTATTTCCATTACCCTCTCCACTATTCTAGCCATTGTCTCTTTTTGACTTCCCCAAATAACCCCAGATCATGAAAAGCTCTCCCCCTACGAATGTGGCTTCGACCCCTTAGGGTCCGCCCGTCTGCCCTTCTCCCTCCGCTTCTTCCTCGTTGCAATCCTCTTCCTCCTATTTGATCTAGAAATCGCACTACTCCTTCCCCTTCCCTGGGGAGATCAACTCTCTTCCCCCCTCATAACATTTGTCTGAGCCTTCACTGTACTCATTTTACTAACCCTCGGGCTGATCTATGAATGAACCCAAGGCGGCCTAGAATGGGCCGAAT
- the ND4L gene encoding NADH dehydrogenase subunit 4L has translation MTPTHFAFSSTFLLGLAGLAFHRTHLLSALLCLEGMMLSLFIALSLWTLQLNSVSFSASPMLLLAFSACEASAGLALLVATARTHGTDRLQSLNLLQC, from the coding sequence ATGACTCCCACACATTTCGCCTTTTCCTCAACCTTCCTTCTGGGCCTAGCCGGCCTAGCATTTCATCGAACCCACCTCCTTTCCGCCCTCCTATGCTTGGAGGGTATAATACTTTCACTCTTTATTGCTCTCTCCCTCTGGACCCTCCAACTTAACTCCGTCAGTTTTTCAGCCTCCCCCATACTTCTTCTGGCTTTTTCAGCCTGCGAAGCAAGTGCCGGCCTCGCGCTACTCGTCGCTACTGCTCGAACCCACGGAACAGACCGACTCCAAAGCCTAAATCTACTACAATGCTAA
- the ND4 gene encoding NADH dehydrogenase subunit 4 (TAA stop codon is completed by the addition of 3' A residues to the mRNA): MLKILLPTIMLVPTIWITPAKHLWSTTLSYSLIISLISLTWLKSSTESGWSFLSPYMATDPLSTPLLALTCWLLPLMILASQNHTASEPISRQRTYITLLTSLQIFLIMAFSATEVIMFYIMFEATLIPTLIIITRWGNQTERLNAGTYFLFYTLAGSLPLLVALLLLQNSTGTLSLLTLQYTPSMQLSSFADKLWWAGCLLAFLVKMPLYGAHLWLPKAHVEAPIAGSMVLAAVLLKLGGYGMMRMMIMLEPLTKELSYPFIIFALWGVIMTGSICLRQTDLKSLIAYSSVSHMGLVAAGILIQTPWGFTGALILMIAHGLTSSALFCLANTNYERTHSRTMILARGLQMVLPLMTAWWFIASLANLALPPLPNLMGELMIITSLFHWSWWTIALTGAGTLITAGYSLYMFLMTQRGPLPTHIISLDPTHSREHLLMALHLLPLILLIPKPELIWGWTA, translated from the coding sequence ATGCTAAAAATTCTTCTCCCTACTATTATGCTTGTTCCCACTATTTGAATTACCCCCGCCAAACACCTCTGATCCACCACCCTTTCATACAGTCTAATCATTTCCTTAATTAGCTTAACCTGATTAAAATCATCCACAGAATCAGGCTGATCCTTCCTTAGCCCTTACATGGCAACTGACCCTCTTTCCACCCCCCTCCTTGCACTAACCTGCTGGCTCCTCCCCCTAATAATTCTTGCAAGCCAAAACCACACAGCATCCGAACCCATCTCTCGCCAACGAACCTACATCACCCTCCTTACATCCCTACAAATTTTCCTCATTATAGCTTTCAGCGCAACCGAAGTAATTATATTTTACATTATATTTGAAGCCACCCTCATTCCAACCCTAATTATCATTACCCGCTGAGGTAATCAAACAGAACGACTAAACGCAGGGACCTACTTTCTATTTTATACATTAGCAGGCTCACTCCCCCTCCTTGTTGCCCTCCTGCTACTCCAAAATAGCACTGGAACCTTATCCCTTCTAACACTACAGTATACTCCTTCTATACAACTTTCTTCTTTCGCCGACAAACTATGATGAGCCGGTTGCTTACTCGCCTTCCTAGTAAAAATGCCCCTCTACGGGGCCCACCTTTGACTTCCTAAAGCACACGTTGAAGCCCCAATCGCAGGTTCTATAGTACTAGCCGCAGTGCTACTAAAACTGGGAGGTTATGGAATAATACGAATAATAATTATGCTAGAACCCCTCACCAAAGAACTCAGTTATCCCTTCATTATCTTCGCTCTCTGAGGTGTAATTATAACAGGCTCTATCTGCCTCCGCCAAACAGATCTAAAGTCACTCATTGCTTACTCCTCCGTAAGCCATATAGGCCTCGTAGCAGCCGGCATTCTAATCCAAACCCCCTGAGGCTTTACAGGCGCCCTCATTCTAATAATCGCACACGGTTTAACTTCCTCCGCCCTCTTCTGCTTAGCTAACACGAACTACGAACGAACACACAGCCGAACTATAATTTTAGCGCGAGGACTCCAAATGGTTTTACCCCTAATAACCGCATGATGGTTCATTGCCAGCCTCGCAAATCTTGCACTTCCCCCTCTCCCAAACCTCATAGGAGAACTCATAATTATTACCTCCTTATTCCACTGATCCTGATGAACAATTGCACTTACGGGGGCTGGAACTCTAATTACTGCAGGCTACTCCCTATACATGTTTCTCATAACACAACGAGGGCCGCTACCAACACATATTATTTCCCTCGACCCAACACACTCCCGAGAACACCTACTCATAGCCCTCCATCTCCTACCCCTCATTCTTCTAATTCCCAAGCCCGAACTAATTTGAGGTTGGACCGCCT